A stretch of the Lolium perenne isolate Kyuss_39 chromosome 3, Kyuss_2.0, whole genome shotgun sequence genome encodes the following:
- the LOC127340249 gene encoding uncharacterized protein: protein MACVDSNSGELPAPAFSIESCIRALHQNKRVVREEGLKDLAAALEGFVSADDYRYDHYEYEQAVDRCFHLLKSGSATERRDAYRAVGLYALTVGAKVEVPVLDRLFEVDRLSGMLPSSPSDAERAVAAIGCLAAATLACAKRPADARRTLKAIWEVMGEPGPAAVPRVLAAAVSAWTAVLPAARGTVRVTPFVLIAKLLNADDPAVRAAAGEALAVCIELNILPRQPLPPRWGHDRRAESRPGDMPLLESRVAELAFPEDKHAHRNEHAEEIALFRQIDDLLKRNKQKIEDLEKIKHNERPEESDEPCVKVPKRWVKLVQLNFLRQYIGEGFDAHFSLNLPLFRDNLGLTRAAGGGGEEEDLPTHEKKQLRKDRDRQMSLAVKRDRQNKTTQYD from the coding sequence ATGGCGTGCGTCGATTCCAACTCCGGCGAGCTTCCCGCGCCGGCGTTCTCGATCGAGAGCTGCATCCGGGCGCTCCACCAGAACAAGCGCGTCGTGCGCGAGGAAGGCCTCAAGGACCTCGCCGCGGCGCTCGAGGGCTTCGTGTCCGCCGACGACTACCGCTACGACCACTACGAGTACGAGCAGGCCGTCGACCGCTGCTTCCACCTCCTCAAAAGCGGGTCCGCCACGGAGCGCAGGGACGCCTACCGCGCCGTCGGCCTCTACGCGCTCACCGTCGGCGCCAAGGTCGAGGTCCCCGTCCTCGACAGGCTCTTCGAGGTCGACCGCCTCTCGGGGATGCTTCCCTCCTCGCCGTCCGACGCGGAGAGGGCGGTCGCCGCGATCGGCTGCCTCGCTGCGGCCACCCTCGCCTGCGCGAAACGGCCGGCGGACGCCAGGCGCACCCTGAAGGCCATCTGGGAGGTGATGGGAGAGCCCGGGCCCGCCGCCGTCCCACGGGTCCTGGCCGCCGCAGTGTCCGCGTGGACGGCTGTCCTCCCCGCCGCGCGAGGCACCGTGCGTGTCACCCCGTTCGTCCTCATCGCCAAGCTCCTCAATGCCGACGACCCCGCCGTCAGGGCTGCGGCGGGCGAGGCCCTGGCCGTGTGCATCGAGCTCAACATCCTGCCTCGCCAGCCCCTGCCGCCTCGCTGGGGCCACGACAGGCGAGCGGAGTCGAGGCCCGGGGACATGCCGCTGCTCGAGAGCAGGGTGGCCGAGCTCGCCTTCCCGGAGGATAAGCACGCGCACAGGAACGAGCACGCCGAGGAGATCGCCCTGTTCCGGCAGATCGACGACTTGCTCAAGAGGAACAAGCAGAAGATCGAGGACTTGGAGAAGATAAAGCACAACGAGCGCCCGGAGGAATCGGATGAGCCTTGCGTCAAGGTCCCCAAGCGGTGGGTGAAGCTGGTCCAGCTCAACTTCCTCAGGCAGTACATCGGCGAGGGCTTCGACGCTCACTTCAGCCTCAACCTACCACTCTTCCGGGACAACTTGGGGCTCACCAGGGctgccggcggcggtggcgaggaGGAGGACCTGCCGACCCATGAGAAGAAGCAGCTCAGGAAAGACAGAGATAGGCAGATGAGCCTGGCCGTCAAGAGGGATCGACAGAACAAGACGACACAATATGACTAG